From the Streptococcus oralis ATCC 35037 genome, one window contains:
- a CDS encoding GtrA family protein yields MKNQIKAFFDNEILAYLFFGGATTLVSIVSRLVIYHISHQEILATALANIIGILFAFLTNDTIVFKQERRNWPTRLAKFFLARLSTLGLDVLLTYIFVTTFPDIIGQFVEFNIDRVNTIETILAQILIIILNYIFSKIYIFKGNN; encoded by the coding sequence ATGAAAAATCAAATAAAAGCTTTCTTTGATAATGAAATCCTTGCCTATCTTTTTTTTGGTGGCGCTACTACTCTGGTTTCTATTGTATCACGTTTGGTTATTTACCATATCAGCCACCAGGAAATCCTCGCAACTGCCCTCGCAAATATTATCGGGATTCTCTTTGCCTTTCTCACAAATGATACAATCGTCTTTAAACAAGAGAGAAGGAATTGGCCAACCCGCCTGGCTAAGTTTTTCTTAGCTCGTCTTTCTACTCTTGGTCTTGACGTTCTTTTAACTTATATCTTTGTTACAACTTTCCCTGATATTATTGGCCAGTTTGTCGAATTTAATATAGATAGGGTTAATACGATTGAAACTATTCTAGCACAAATCTTGATCATCATTTTAAACTATATTTTCAGCAAAATCTATATTTTTAAAGGAAACAACTGA
- a CDS encoding DUF7601 domain-containing protein produces the protein MKKTFLKKLVTASIAAVTALSVFRGVPTFADDNDVATAKATGETSAKVSINKVLNIAEGITTPEATFTFTFTPKTGTSSNGAPYETIDSSNGQITDKNVSYSGTDVLATGQTNIKKDTGDIFREVNYTHAGEYVYTVAEKQNVGWKVIQKNGSPIDFMTYDNRNYEMHVIVKNKTTGGTYISSVYFKQVSPSVNGKVKPSESGTTYKYDLFTNIYRKNAGKITDPNEPNPNKPNVSKVDPNAKSLVIKKVVSGATADKSKDFTFKLTFTKASTETSQSITGKIGETSKTFVYGQETTITLRHDQSLVFDTIPAGTRYKLVETGSQGYTASAAYKENGASKNQAGTVSTNFTQDSILIGEKPNDNTITNSLPDVTPTGLLIDNLPFILMIGLGLAGFVVLSKKRRQA, from the coding sequence ATGAAAAAAACATTTTTGAAAAAATTAGTTACTGCAAGTATTGCAGCTGTAACCGCCTTGTCGGTCTTTAGAGGAGTGCCAACATTTGCGGATGATAATGATGTGGCGACTGCCAAAGCAACTGGTGAAACAAGTGCAAAAGTTTCTATTAATAAGGTGTTGAACATTGCTGAAGGAATTACAACACCTGAAGCAACTTTTACATTTACTTTCACCCCTAAAACTGGTACATCATCAAATGGTGCACCCTATGAAACAATTGATTCTTCTAATGGTCAAATTACAGATAAAAATGTATCTTATTCTGGAACAGACGTTTTAGCAACTGGCCAAACTAACATTAAGAAAGATACCGGCGATATTTTTAGAGAAGTGAACTATACACATGCTGGTGAATATGTCTATACTGTTGCTGAAAAACAAAATGTTGGTTGGAAAGTTATTCAAAAAAATGGTTCACCTATTGATTTTATGACATATGATAATCGCAACTATGAAATGCACGTTATTGTTAAGAACAAAACTACAGGAGGAACATATATTTCTTCTGTGTATTTTAAACAAGTATCCCCAAGTGTGAATGGTAAAGTAAAACCATCTGAAAGTGGAACTACTTACAAATATGATCTTTTCACTAACATTTATCGTAAAAATGCTGGTAAAATTACAGATCCAAATGAACCAAACCCTAATAAACCAAATGTTTCAAAAGTTGACCCAAATGCTAAATCTTTAGTAATTAAAAAAGTTGTATCAGGTGCTACTGCAGATAAATCAAAAGATTTCACTTTCAAGCTTACTTTCACAAAAGCATCTACAGAAACTTCACAATCAATCACTGGTAAAATCGGTGAAACCTCAAAAACATTTGTCTATGGTCAAGAAACGACTATAACACTACGTCACGATCAATCTTTAGTGTTTGACACAATTCCTGCTGGTACTCGTTATAAATTGGTTGAAACTGGATCTCAAGGTTACACAGCTTCAGCTGCATATAAGGAGAACGGAGCATCAAAAAATCAAGCTGGTACAGTTTCTACAAATTTCACTCAAGATAGTATCCTTATTGGTGAAAAACCAAACGATAACACTATCACAAATAGCTTACCAGACGTTACCCCTACTGGTCTCTTGATTGACAACCTTCCTTTCATCTTGATGATTGGTCTTGGTTTGGCTGGATTTGTTGTTTTGTCTAAAAAACGCAGACAAGCTTAG
- a CDS encoding QueT transporter family protein, with the protein MKKLTVRDMADIAIVAAIYVVLTITPPINVLSFGAYQFRISEMLNFLAFYNPKYIIGVTIGCMIANLFSSFGLIDVFVGGGSTLVFLSLGVLLFAKYSKDYLFNGLIRKDHFFFSILFSISMITIAAELHILTEAPFFFTWFSTGIGEFASLIVGAILIGKLGQRIDLTK; encoded by the coding sequence ATGAAAAAATTAACTGTTCGTGACATGGCAGACATCGCTATCGTTGCTGCGATCTATGTAGTTTTGACTATTACGCCACCAATCAATGTTCTTAGTTTTGGGGCGTATCAGTTCCGTATTTCAGAAATGTTGAATTTCTTGGCCTTTTACAACCCTAAATATATCATCGGTGTGACAATTGGATGTATGATTGCTAATTTATTTAGTAGTTTTGGCCTAATAGATGTCTTTGTCGGTGGAGGTTCTACCCTAGTTTTCCTTAGTCTAGGGGTATTGCTCTTTGCAAAATACAGCAAAGATTACCTCTTTAACGGATTGATTCGAAAAGATCATTTCTTCTTTTCAATCCTCTTCTCCATTTCAATGATTACCATTGCAGCTGAACTCCATATCTTGACAGAAGCTCCCTTCTTCTTCACATGGTTCTCTACTGGAATTGGTGAGTTTGCATCACTTATAGTGGGAGCGATTTTGATTGGTAAATTGGGACAGCGAATCGATCTAACAAAATAA
- the dapA gene encoding 4-hydroxy-tetrahydrodipicolinate synthase, with protein MSYQDLKECKIITAFITPFHEDGSINFDAIPALIEHLLAHHTDGILLAGTTAESPTLTHDEELELFAAVQKIVNGRVPLIAGVGTNDTRDSIEFVKEVADFGGFAAGLAIVPYYNKPSQEGMYQHFKAIADASDLPIIIYNIPGRVVVELTPETMLRLADHPNIIGVKECTSLANMAYLIEHKPEEFLIYTGEDGDAFHAMNLGADGVISVASHTNGDEMHEMLTAIAESDMKKAAAIQRKFIPKVNALFSYPSPAPVKAVLNYMGFEAGPTRLPLVPAPEEDAKRIIKVVVDGDYEATKATVTGVLRPDY; from the coding sequence ATGTCTTATCAAGATTTAAAAGAGTGTAAAATCATCACAGCCTTTATTACCCCTTTCCATGAGGATGGTTCCATCAACTTTGATGCCATTCCAGCCTTGATTGAGCATTTATTGGCCCATCACACAGACGGCATTCTCCTAGCTGGAACAACTGCTGAGAGTCCAACTTTGACTCACGATGAAGAGTTGGAACTCTTTGCAGCTGTACAAAAGATTGTTAATGGACGTGTTCCTTTGATTGCGGGTGTAGGTACCAATGATACCCGAGACTCAATTGAGTTTGTCAAAGAAGTCGCAGACTTTGGCGGTTTCGCTGCTGGGCTTGCAATCGTACCTTACTACAACAAACCTTCACAAGAAGGCATGTATCAGCACTTTAAAGCGATTGCAGATGCTTCTGACCTACCGATTATCATCTATAACATTCCAGGGCGTGTGGTTGTCGAATTGACTCCAGAAACCATGCTTCGTTTGGCTGACCACCCAAATATCATCGGTGTTAAGGAATGTACTAGCTTGGCTAATATGGCTTACTTGATTGAACACAAGCCAGAAGAATTTTTGATTTATACTGGTGAGGATGGAGACGCTTTCCATGCTATGAATCTTGGTGCGGATGGGGTTATTTCTGTTGCCTCCCATACAAATGGAGATGAGATGCACGAGATGCTCACTGCCATTGCAGAAAGCGATATGAAGAAAGCAGCAGCTATTCAACGTAAATTCATTCCTAAGGTCAACGCCCTCTTCTCTTATCCAAGTCCTGCTCCAGTTAAGGCTGTTTTGAACTATATGGGATTTGAAGCTGGACCAACTCGATTACCTCTAGTTCCAGCACCAGAAGAAGATGCTAAACGCATTATCAAAGTTGTCGTAGATGGCGACTACGAAGCGACCAAGGCAACTGTAACAGGTGTTTTAAGACCAGATTACTAA
- the pitA gene encoding PI-2 pilus tip adhesin PitA, with protein sequence MNIRFDFKKVQIIARRLVTLLAILFLCAPISLLNADSTTEPQTTLHKTITPISGQDDKYELSLDITSKLGTETQTDPLDVVLVADLSGSMQNQDVQSFDGRTISRIDALKNTLRGTNGRKGLIDTILSNSNNRLSMVGFGGKIDNKKVDQYWDGNKWRLFRPYWPYERMTKYYDGVSPWDDANTILGWSNNARAAKTAVYNMSIAGGNSIGTESGIGTGTNIGAGLTLANQLMGSARSNAKKVVILLSDGFANMVYDANGYTIYNYNNEDPNIETAPQWFWDRLNNNLNSLSYSLAPTLDGFYSIKFRYSNNVDSITSLQYYMRQHNASIPNEIFSANDEDQLRDSFKDITDKILPLGIHHVSIKDVLSKYVQLLPNGSSEFRVVKEKDGSSEILTENQVTFDTKTTSEGLVEVTAKFSPNYSLEDGARYVLKFTVTSSQEALDAIAGDKKLEAGDAEGSDVNKLYSNKGASVTYSYGIGNSQTKTKEYSDNPTFKPSDPLTVPVEVEWQGVTGARTVITADQPSNVELKLVQKNKNGGSDNQDYRKTNVNVSKNVSNETRNFEKVAKGYQYDLIAPDVPAFTKEIKNVGTESNPSFKVIYKQLPSLTIKKVLEAENNLNKEFRIKVKLTSPDSKPLNGTFGEITVVNGEAEIRVEKRKRWRGILSYLPRGTHYKVEEEAASTNGYHVTYENQEGDLNKDETSTVTNHKLPSLSVTKKVTGVFANLLKSFKITINIRDAQNSPLNGTYTATVNNKRTPLQFTNGRASIDLNKDQTIKIDGLPLDSHYTVEEETNSSRGYQVSYENQEGKLDGDKSATVTNNKNSVPETGVDFLSSTLMLGIILPLGGIFFTILLGYLVVHRRK encoded by the coding sequence GATCCCTTGGATGTTGTTTTAGTAGCAGACCTCTCAGGAAGTATGCAGAATCAGGATGTCCAATCTTTTGATGGACGGACGATCAGTAGGATTGACGCATTGAAAAATACTCTAAGAGGAACAAATGGTCGTAAGGGCTTAATTGATACCATTCTATCCAATTCCAATAACCGCTTATCTATGGTAGGATTTGGTGGGAAAATTGACAATAAAAAGGTTGATCAGTATTGGGATGGAAATAAATGGAGACTATTTAGACCATACTGGCCCTATGAACGGATGACAAAATACTATGATGGTGTTTCACCATGGGATGATGCTAACACGATTTTAGGATGGAGTAACAATGCTCGTGCTGCTAAAACAGCGGTATACAACATGAGTATTGCAGGAGGTAATTCCATTGGTACTGAGTCAGGGATTGGTACTGGGACCAATATTGGGGCTGGATTAACCTTGGCCAACCAGTTAATGGGAAGTGCAAGATCTAATGCTAAGAAAGTCGTTATTTTGCTTTCAGATGGCTTTGCGAATATGGTCTACGATGCCAATGGTTACACTATATATAACTACAATAACGAAGATCCTAATATCGAAACAGCTCCCCAGTGGTTTTGGGATAGATTAAATAATAATCTAAATAGTCTATCATATAGCTTGGCTCCAACACTTGATGGTTTCTATTCGATTAAATTTCGTTATTCAAACAATGTCGACAGTATTACCAGTCTGCAATATTATATGAGGCAACATAATGCCTCCATTCCAAATGAAATATTCTCTGCAAATGATGAAGACCAGTTACGGGACAGTTTTAAAGATATCACTGATAAGATTCTGCCACTGGGAATCCACCATGTGTCCATCAAGGATGTTCTTTCTAAGTATGTCCAGCTATTACCGAACGGATCGTCAGAGTTTCGTGTAGTGAAAGAAAAGGATGGTAGCAGTGAAATATTAACTGAAAATCAAGTAACTTTTGATACCAAAACAACCTCAGAAGGATTAGTGGAAGTTACGGCAAAATTTTCTCCGAATTATTCCTTAGAAGATGGAGCTAGATATGTCCTAAAATTCACTGTTACATCTAGTCAAGAAGCCCTGGATGCCATTGCTGGTGATAAAAAACTAGAGGCTGGTGATGCTGAGGGTTCTGATGTCAATAAACTCTACTCCAATAAAGGTGCTAGTGTCACCTATTCCTATGGAATAGGCAACTCTCAAACCAAGACCAAAGAATACTCTGACAACCCAACATTTAAGCCTTCAGATCCATTAACGGTACCAGTGGAAGTTGAATGGCAAGGTGTGACGGGTGCGAGAACTGTTATTACAGCTGATCAACCGAGTAATGTTGAACTGAAACTGGTTCAAAAGAACAAGAACGGAGGTTCTGATAATCAAGACTATCGAAAGACAAATGTGAATGTTAGTAAAAACGTATCTAATGAAACGAGGAACTTTGAAAAAGTTGCCAAAGGATATCAATACGATTTAATTGCACCCGATGTCCCAGCCTTTACCAAAGAAATAAAAAATGTTGGTACAGAATCTAACCCATCCTTTAAGGTAATCTATAAACAATTGCCAAGTCTGACGATTAAGAAAGTGTTGGAAGCTGAAAATAACTTGAACAAGGAGTTTAGGATTAAGGTAAAACTAACCTCTCCTGATTCTAAGCCATTGAATGGAACTTTCGGAGAGATAACTGTTGTGAATGGTGAAGCGGAGATCCGTGTCGAAAAACGAAAGCGTTGGAGAGGCATTCTAAGCTATCTTCCTCGAGGAACCCATTACAAGGTTGAAGAAGAAGCGGCATCAACGAATGGTTACCACGTTACATATGAGAATCAAGAGGGTGATCTGAATAAAGACGAAACAAGCACTGTCACGAATCACAAGCTTCCAAGTTTATCCGTTACAAAAAAGGTTACGGGTGTATTTGCCAACCTATTAAAATCCTTCAAGATTACCATTAACATCAGGGATGCTCAGAATAGTCCATTGAATGGAACCTATACTGCAACGGTGAATAATAAAAGAACCCCTCTGCAATTTACGAATGGTCGAGCGTCTATTGATCTAAACAAAGATCAAACCATAAAAATTGATGGACTTCCACTTGATAGTCACTATACCGTAGAAGAGGAAACAAACTCTTCTCGTGGATATCAGGTATCTTATGAAAATCAAGAAGGCAAACTGGATGGGGATAAGTCCGCGACAGTCACGAATAATAAGAACAGTGTACCTGAAACCGGAGTTGACTTCCTCAGCAGTACACTCATGTTAGGAATAATCCTTCCTCTAGGAGGAATCTTCTTTACAATCCTACTCGGCTATCTAGTGGTACATAGGAGAAAATAA
- the hemH gene encoding ferrochelatase has translation MKKAILMMTFGSPEEISFEGVAEFFTNIRRGVRPQDHEIQTLYDNYVLIGGTPLQRITREEVDLVKERLGEEYGIYFANKFSRPFIPDVIKQMESDGIEECICLILEPHYSFYSVMGYEKFLESQQIRFLVIKDWYQQQPLLDFWTDEIEKILRNHVGEESFKVIFSAHSVPIFALDYGDPYIDQIFDNSKLIAEQLGLTADQYTNTWQSESDIGIPWIKPDVLEYLREQKQHPEHYIFVPISFISEHIEVLFDNDVECYELCQELGVTYHRPPMPNTDSRLIDALVATVRANEDKEFKAFLPEEETFDELAPSATTKDIMEETDDLQMPEFVKKLIEKKGRENVKMPYLIKKMLEKAGKLPKE, from the coding sequence ATGAAAAAAGCTATATTAATGATGACCTTTGGATCTCCAGAGGAGATTAGTTTTGAAGGAGTAGCAGAATTTTTTACAAATATTCGTCGTGGTGTTAGACCCCAAGACCACGAGATTCAGACTCTCTATGACAACTATGTCCTTATCGGTGGGACGCCCTTGCAGCGGATTACACGTGAGGAGGTTGATTTAGTCAAGGAACGTTTAGGCGAGGAGTACGGTATCTACTTTGCCAATAAGTTTTCTCGGCCCTTTATCCCTGATGTGATCAAGCAGATGGAGTCTGATGGTATTGAAGAATGTATTTGTTTGATTTTGGAACCTCATTATTCCTTTTACTCAGTCATGGGGTATGAAAAGTTTTTGGAAAGCCAGCAGATCCGATTTTTAGTCATTAAGGACTGGTATCAACAACAGCCTTTGCTGGACTTCTGGACAGATGAGATTGAAAAAATTTTACGAAACCATGTGGGAGAAGAATCTTTCAAGGTAATCTTTTCAGCTCACAGTGTTCCCATTTTTGCCTTGGATTATGGAGATCCTTATATCGATCAGATTTTCGATAATAGCAAGCTCATTGCTGAACAACTCGGCCTAACAGCCGACCAGTATACCAATACTTGGCAGAGCGAAAGCGATATTGGAATCCCTTGGATCAAGCCAGATGTCTTAGAATATTTACGAGAACAAAAGCAACATCCAGAGCATTATATTTTTGTCCCGATTAGCTTTATCAGTGAGCACATCGAAGTCTTGTTTGATAACGATGTGGAATGTTATGAGTTGTGTCAAGAATTAGGTGTCACCTACCATCGTCCACCTATGCCCAATACAGATAGCCGTTTAATTGACGCTTTAGTTGCTACTGTACGAGCCAATGAAGACAAAGAATTTAAAGCTTTTCTCCCAGAAGAAGAAACCTTCGATGAGTTAGCGCCTTCGGCAACTACAAAGGACATCATGGAGGAGACAGACGACCTTCAGATGCCAGAATTTGTCAAAAAGCTCATTGAGAAAAAAGGCCGTGAAAATGTGAAGATGCCTTACTTGATTAAGAAAATGCTCGAAAAAGCTGGGAAGTTACCAAAAGAGTAA
- the sipA gene encoding PI-2 pilus system signal peptidase SipA, giving the protein MLLKKKHKKTVTQVNRDKSPPSVWGDILYLVSKLLMVGFVLATLYFFVFGLLRYNDDGMKPALKDGDLVVYYRLDKRYSIGDLLVYSYKGKERVARVIATEGSTIDINENGLIINGSPQQEQDIYKETLLYKEGATFPMKVPAGQLFVLGDNRTTAVDSRAFGTIPIQDTHGKVVTVLRRRGF; this is encoded by the coding sequence ATGCTACTTAAAAAGAAACATAAGAAAACAGTAACACAAGTCAATCGGGATAAGTCTCCGCCGAGTGTATGGGGAGATATCCTCTACTTAGTCAGTAAGCTTCTGATGGTTGGGTTTGTACTAGCCACCCTTTACTTTTTTGTCTTTGGACTATTGAGATACAATGACGATGGCATGAAGCCAGCCTTAAAAGATGGCGACTTGGTTGTCTACTATAGGTTGGATAAACGTTATTCGATTGGTGATCTGCTCGTCTATAGTTATAAGGGCAAGGAAAGAGTGGCGCGTGTCATTGCAACCGAAGGAAGTACGATCGATATAAACGAAAATGGTCTCATCATCAACGGTTCTCCTCAACAAGAGCAGGATATCTACAAAGAAACGCTGCTCTATAAGGAAGGGGCTACCTTCCCAATGAAAGTCCCAGCAGGACAACTCTTTGTCCTCGGAGACAATCGAACAACGGCTGTAGATAGTCGTGCTTTTGGAACCATTCCTATACAGGATACCCATGGCAAGGTGGTAACAGTCCTAAGGCGACGGGGCTTTTGA
- the srtB gene encoding class B sortase: protein MKIKREKPKRSLSRRLVLAVDALMNHILLLLTALVFLFGFYALWDANQVYSQASSSEYEAYRPVSTTEKDELASFSGFHKLQQVNPEVIGWINVYGTNIDYPLVQAKDNEKYLNKDSKGEFAATGAIFLEARNESKFEDFNTIIYGHHVENGVMFGDVAKFSDKEFFDQHRYGSIYYNGVEKGLEIFEMLEVDAYDFNIYDPGINGDDRRQEYIDHLLSVAIHKRDITLGPNDHIILLSTCFLDVTNGRHIVVAKITDTVPKNTFHTKKSKPFPYSVFDDSSLGRFLSSIPLWIWYIILFILLLLLIFLLIILYLILRRRREAKEEGADTITD, encoded by the coding sequence ATGAAAATCAAGCGTGAGAAACCAAAAAGGAGTTTGTCTAGGCGTCTGGTCCTTGCTGTAGATGCATTGATGAATCATATCTTGCTCCTCTTGACAGCCTTAGTCTTTCTCTTTGGTTTCTACGCCCTTTGGGATGCCAATCAGGTTTATTCTCAGGCTTCATCAAGTGAGTATGAGGCCTATAGACCAGTGAGTACCACTGAGAAGGATGAGCTTGCTAGTTTTTCTGGCTTTCACAAGCTACAGCAAGTCAATCCAGAGGTTATCGGTTGGATCAATGTCTATGGCACCAATATCGACTATCCCTTAGTCCAAGCCAAAGACAATGAAAAATACCTGAACAAGGATTCCAAGGGAGAATTTGCAGCTACAGGAGCTATTTTCCTTGAGGCTCGAAATGAATCCAAGTTCGAAGACTTTAATACCATCATCTACGGGCACCATGTAGAAAATGGGGTTATGTTTGGAGATGTAGCAAAGTTTTCTGATAAGGAATTCTTTGACCAGCATCGCTACGGTAGTATTTACTATAATGGCGTTGAAAAAGGTCTTGAGATCTTTGAAATGCTCGAGGTAGACGCCTATGACTTTAACATCTATGATCCAGGTATTAATGGAGATGATCGGCGCCAAGAATATATCGATCACTTACTCTCGGTTGCCATTCACAAACGAGACATTACACTGGGGCCAAATGACCATATCATCCTTCTCAGTACCTGTTTCCTAGACGTAACAAATGGGAGACATATCGTAGTTGCCAAGATTACGGATACGGTTCCAAAGAACACCTTCCATACGAAAAAATCAAAACCATTTCCTTACAGCGTCTTTGATGATTCGTCGCTCGGACGATTTCTCTCATCGATTCCTTTGTGGATATGGTATATCATCTTATTTATCTTGCTCTTGCTATTGATCTTCTTGCTCATCATCCTCTACTTGATCTTGCGTCGTAGAAGAGAAGCAAAGGAAGAAGGGGCAGATACCATTACTGACTAA
- the mscL gene encoding large conductance mechanosensitive channel protein MscL has translation MLKDLKEFLLRGNVVDLAVGVIIASAFGAIVTSFVNDIITPLLLNPALEAAKVQNIAELAWNGVTYGKFLSAIINFLVVGTVLFFVIKAMEKAQNLRKKEEVVEEAPAAPTELEVLQEIKALLEKK, from the coding sequence ATGTTAAAGGATCTTAAAGAATTCTTGCTTCGTGGTAATGTCGTTGACCTCGCTGTCGGTGTGATCATTGCCTCTGCATTTGGTGCTATCGTTACTTCATTTGTTAACGATATCATCACTCCACTTCTATTGAACCCAGCTTTGGAAGCTGCGAAAGTACAAAACATCGCTGAGCTTGCATGGAATGGTGTTACATATGGTAAATTCTTGAGTGCTATTATCAACTTTCTCGTTGTAGGTACTGTGCTTTTCTTCGTTATTAAAGCTATGGAAAAAGCGCAAAACCTTCGTAAGAAAGAGGAAGTAGTTGAGGAAGCACCTGCTGCTCCAACTGAACTTGAAGTTCTTCAAGAAATCAAAGCTCTTCTTGAGAAAAAATAA
- the srtB gene encoding class B sortase, producing MKTSTSREAIKAILSLFLAFFCLFTADRALASDYDHYNPIEKDASSTGFETLQHLNKDVCGWISLDGTKVDYPLLQSQDNVKYLDRNAFGDYTVSGSIFLDYRFNPNFTDFNTIIYGHSMASGAMFGEIQKFADQDFFEKHRYGSIYYNGRERGLEIFGILEVDAYDTEIYRILSSNDEEHQAYYQYLLSKAKYKRDVSLTSTDKIVLLSTCFLNITNGRHILLAKITDAPVKAAQDKSGEAVGTRYFDQGLPTHWIYILAFLLLIIVILLLVVIILIIRRDRKTKEQKK from the coding sequence ATGAAAACAAGTACAAGTCGCGAAGCCATAAAGGCCATTCTATCCCTCTTTCTAGCTTTTTTCTGTCTTTTTACAGCTGATAGAGCTCTTGCGAGCGACTACGATCATTATAATCCCATTGAAAAGGATGCCAGCAGTACGGGCTTTGAAACCTTGCAACACCTCAACAAGGATGTTTGTGGTTGGATTAGCCTCGATGGGACCAAGGTAGACTATCCTCTCTTACAGAGTCAGGACAATGTCAAATACCTTGACCGCAATGCCTTTGGCGATTATACTGTGTCAGGTTCTATATTCCTAGACTATCGTTTTAACCCAAATTTTACGGACTTTAACACCATCATTTATGGTCACTCCATGGCTTCTGGTGCTATGTTTGGGGAGATTCAAAAATTTGCGGATCAAGATTTTTTTGAAAAGCATCGTTATGGCTCTATCTATTATAACGGCCGTGAACGAGGGCTTGAGATATTTGGAATTTTAGAAGTAGATGCCTATGACACGGAGATTTACCGAATTTTGAGTTCCAACGATGAGGAACACCAGGCCTACTATCAATATTTGCTAAGTAAAGCCAAGTACAAGCGAGATGTTTCCTTGACCTCAACGGACAAGATTGTTTTATTAAGCACCTGTTTCCTTAATATTACCAACGGACGGCATATCCTCTTAGCTAAAATAACGGATGCACCAGTAAAAGCAGCCCAGGATAAAAGTGGGGAAGCAGTAGGGACGCGGTATTTCGATCAAGGCCTACCAACGCATTGGATTTATATCCTTGCCTTTCTTCTCCTGATTATCGTTATTTTACTCCTTGTCGTTATCATCCTAATCATAAGGCGAGATAGAAAGACAAAAGAACAAAAGAAATAG
- a CDS encoding aspartate-semialdehyde dehydrogenase: MGYTVAVVGATGAVGAQMIKMLEESTLPIDKIRYLASARSAGKTLKFKDQDITIEETTETAFEGVDIALFSAGGSTSAKYAPYAVQAGAVVVDNTSYFRQNPDVPLVVPEVNAHALDAHNGIIACPNCSTIQMMVALEPVRQTWGLDRIIVSTYQAVSGAGMGAILETQRELREVLNDGVNPRDLHAEILPSGGDKKHYPIAFNALPQIDVFTDNDYTYEEMKMTKETKKIMEDDSIAVSATCVRIPVLSAHSESVYIETKEVAPIEEVKAAIAAFPGAVLEDDVAHQIYPQAINAVGSRDTFVGRIRKDLDAEKGIHMWVVSDNLLKGAAWNSVQIAETLHERGLVRPTAELKFELK; this comes from the coding sequence ATGGGATATACAGTTGCTGTAGTCGGCGCGACAGGTGCTGTCGGAGCTCAGATGATAAAAATGTTGGAAGAATCAACACTTCCAATCGATAAAATTCGTTACCTTGCTTCTGCACGTTCAGCAGGCAAAACTTTGAAATTTAAAGACCAAGATATTACGATTGAAGAAACAACTGAGACAGCCTTTGAGGGTGTTGATATTGCACTCTTCTCAGCAGGTGGTTCGACATCAGCTAAGTATGCACCATACGCAGTTCAAGCTGGGGCAGTAGTAGTAGATAACACATCTTATTTCCGTCAAAATCCAGATGTTCCTTTGGTTGTTCCAGAGGTCAATGCTCATGCACTTGATGCCCACAACGGAATCATTGCCTGCCCTAACTGTTCAACAATCCAAATGATGGTGGCTCTTGAGCCTGTTCGTCAAACATGGGGCTTGGATCGTATCATCGTTTCAACTTACCAAGCAGTCTCTGGTGCAGGTATGGGAGCTATTCTTGAAACACAACGTGAACTTCGTGAAGTCTTGAATGATGGTGTGAATCCACGTGATTTGCATGCGGAAATCTTGCCTTCAGGTGGTGACAAGAAACACTATCCTATCGCCTTTAACGCTCTTCCGCAAATCGATGTCTTCACAGACAATGATTACACTTACGAAGAGATGAAGATGACCAAGGAAACGAAGAAAATCATGGAAGATGACAGCATCGCAGTGTCTGCAACATGTGTTCGTATTCCAGTCTTATCAGCTCACTCTGAGTCAGTTTATATCGAAACAAAAGAAGTGGCCCCAATCGAAGAAGTGAAAGCAGCTATCGCAGCCTTCCCAGGTGCAGTTCTTGAAGATGATGTAGCTCATCAAATCTATCCACAAGCCATCAATGCAGTTGGTTCACGTGATACCTTTGTTGGTCGTATCCGTAAAGACTTGGATGCAGAAAAAGGAATCCACATGTGGGTTGTTTCAGATAACCTTCTCAAAGGTGCTGCCTGGAACTCAGTTCAGATTGCAGAAACGCTTCATGAACGTGGATTGGTTCGTCCAACAGCTGAGTTGAAATTTGAATTAAAATAG